Proteins encoded in a region of the Micropterus dolomieu isolate WLL.071019.BEF.003 ecotype Adirondacks linkage group LG09, ASM2129224v1, whole genome shotgun sequence genome:
- the si:ch73-196l6.5 gene encoding riboflavin transporter 2 encodes MSLLTHLLACLFGMGSWVSINGLWVELPLIVPQIPEGWYLPSYLSVLIQMANVGPLFVTLMHRFWPGALKETAVIYLIISLGTVASFLLGFFWKETVVVAAAPRSVALLVLTFFLSVVDCTSSVTFLPFMMRLKPQYLTTYYIGEGVSGLLPALVALIQGVGVVHCINSTQSLNHTLNISNSVLTFDLQAQYQPANFSAEVFFFFLSAMMLVCLVAFLLLNYHPSVAREHPNGRYNNRVKEESQKNRKWAEQKPMMDPYRPANQKPRSSFGTGSYSWMQVFYIFVILAWANALTNVVLPSVQSYSCLPYGNNAYHLSATLASVSNPLACFIAMFFPLRSLLLMGALTVVGSGVGAYIMSMAVLSPCPLLVYETSGGVIMVLAWILFVLTLSYVKVIIGVILRDEGHSALVWCGAVVQLGSLLGAVTMFPVISVYSYFSSGDPCNTNCP; translated from the exons ATGTCCCTTCTCacccacctgctggcatgtctGTTCGGGATGGGCTCCTGGGTCTCCATCAACGGCCTGTGGGTGGAGCTGCCCCTCATTGTCCCTCAGATCCCAGAGGGTTGGTACCTGCCGTCTTACCTCTCTGTCCTCATCCAGATGGCCAACGTTGGGCCTCTCTTCGTCACTCTGATGCATCGCTTCTGGCCCGGCGCCCTGAAAGAGACGGCTGTCATATATTTGATCATCAGCCTGGGTACTGTGGCGAGCTTCCTGCTGGGTTTCTTCTGGAAGGAGACTGTTGTTGTAGCTGCTGCTCCTCGCAGTGTAGCCCTCCTCGTCTTaaccttctttctctctgttgttgACTGCACTTCCTCTGTCACCTTCCTGCCCTTCATGATGCGCCTCAAGCCCCAGTATCTGACCACCTACTACATCGGGGAGGGTGTGAGCGGCCTGCTGCCTGCTCTAGTGGCTTTGATACAGGGTGTTGGTGTGGTCCACTGTATTAACAGTACACAGTCACTTAACCACACCCTGAACATCTCCAACAGTgttttgacctttgacctccaggCCCAGTATCAGCCAGCCAACTTCTCAGCTGaggtgtttttcttcttcctcagtGCCATGATGCTAGTGTGCCTGGTGGCGTTCCTGCTGCTGAACTACCACCCATCTGTGGCCAGGGAACATCCCAACGGTCGATACAACAACAGGGTGAAAGAGGAATCTcagaaaaacaggaagtgggCCGAGCAAAAGCCCATGATGGATCCATATAGACCCGCAAACCAGAAGCCCAGAAGCAGCTTTGGCACTGGCTCTTACAGCTGGATGCAGGTGTTTTATATCTTTGTGATCCTGGCCTGGGCGAATGCACTGACCAATGTGGTGCTTCCCTCGGTGCAATCCTACTCATGCCTGCCGTACGGGAACAACGCCTATCACTTATCAGCCACCTTGGCTTCTGTGTCTAACCCTCTCGCCTGCTTCATCGCCATGTTCTTCCCTTTAAG ATCTCTGCTGCTGATGGGAGCTCTCACAGTAGTAGGCAGTGGAGTCGGAGCTTATATAATGAGCATGGCAGTGCTGAGTCCATGTCCACTGCTGGTTTATGAAACTTCAGGTGGTGTCATCATG GTGTTGGCCTGGATCCTCTTTGTTCTCACTCTGTCCTACGTGAAGGTGATCATCGGGGTGATCCTGCGTGACGAGGGCCACAGCGCTCTCGTGTGGTGTGGAGCTGTAGTGCAGTTGGGCTCTCTGCTGGGAGCTGTGACCATGTTCCCAGTGATCAGTGTGTACAGCTATTTTTCCTCAGGGGACCCATGCAACACAAACTGTCCCTGA